The following coding sequences are from one Gammaproteobacteria bacterium window:
- a CDS encoding haloacid dehalogenase-like hydrolase, translating into MKLWHKLLVTAMALCVMPAAMANSEQPPAELAHWPAAAAVQIKQFVKKHRHTGDYAVFDADNTTYRYDLEESLLPYLEMKGVLTRDNMDQTLKLIPFKDLNGKKETLNSYYYRLCEIDDMVCYPWVAQIFSGFSLEQLKGYVDELMAYSQPIPIEYFDGDKYVQGTVNRPVLYRGQQELYNYLMKNGIEVYVMSAAHEELVRMVLADPKYGYNVKPQNVIGVTTMLKDPTTQALTTARLQIGKGQYDPAANAKLVVTPYLWTPNTWMAGKFAAILTYIDRWKMPILVAGDTPSSDGYMLFNAVDAKNGYLRVWVNRKAKYMTQIQQMRQDFAARQKELKQHVTADKNWIDVVPADIQ; encoded by the coding sequence ATGAAACTGTGGCACAAACTGTTAGTAACTGCGATGGCGCTGTGCGTAATGCCGGCAGCGATGGCGAACTCGGAGCAACCGCCGGCGGAGCTGGCGCACTGGCCCGCAGCAGCGGCAGTTCAGATCAAGCAGTTCGTCAAAAAGCATCGCCATACAGGCGACTACGCCGTTTTCGACGCCGACAACACGACTTACCGTTACGACTTAGAAGAATCGCTGTTGCCATACTTGGAAATGAAAGGCGTGCTGACGCGCGACAACATGGATCAGACGCTGAAGCTGATCCCATTCAAAGACCTCAACGGCAAAAAAGAAACACTTAACAGTTATTACTACCGGTTGTGTGAAATCGACGACATGGTCTGCTATCCGTGGGTTGCGCAGATCTTCTCCGGCTTCAGCTTGGAGCAGTTAAAAGGCTACGTCGATGAATTGATGGCTTACAGCCAGCCGATCCCGATCGAGTACTTCGACGGCGACAAGTATGTGCAGGGTACCGTCAATCGGCCGGTGCTCTATCGCGGCCAGCAAGAGCTGTACAACTACCTCATGAAGAACGGCATTGAGGTATACGTCATGAGCGCGGCCCATGAAGAGTTGGTGCGCATGGTGCTGGCTGATCCGAAGTACGGCTACAACGTCAAACCGCAGAACGTCATCGGCGTAACGACGATGCTGAAGGATCCGACCACCCAAGCGCTGACCACCGCCCGCTTGCAGATCGGCAAGGGTCAATACGATCCAGCAGCGAATGCGAAATTGGTCGTGACGCCGTACCTGTGGACACCTAACACCTGGATGGCCGGCAAGTTCGCCGCTATTCTGACGTACATCGATCGTTGGAAAATGCCAATCCTGGTCGCCGGCGACACACCGTCGTCCGATGGCTACATGCTGTTCAACGCGGTTGATGCTAAGAACGGCTACTTACGCGTATGGGTTAATCGGAAGGCTAAGTACATGACGCAGATCCAGCAGATGCGTCAAGACTTCGCGGCCCGTCAGAAAGAGCTGAAGCAACACGTCACCGCCGATAAGAACTGGATCGACGTTGTCCCAGCGGACATCCAGTAG
- a CDS encoding choline ABC transporter substrate-binding protein, whose amino-acid sequence MSSLRRVITIVGLVACVFSITAVSAAEPAECRRVNFADVDWTDIQATTALTSVVLEGLGYKPKRVTVAVPKVFDGIKRKTINVFLGYWNPSMTPIAEPYLKDGSVMMVPKPNLTGAKYTLAVPTYVADAGLHSFADINKFRTQLAAEIYGLEPGNDGNLLIKKMIDGDSFNLKGFKLVESSEEFMLTYVERAVKQKKPVVFLGWAPHPMNERFQMTYLSGGDDVFGPNFGGAEVFTVVAPDYIEKCPNVGTFIKNLQFTLSMESQVMGPILEKRDPAEAATEWLKKHPSTLLGWLKGVKTFDGRDGLTAVRSHLGL is encoded by the coding sequence ATGAGTTCATTGCGCCGTGTGATAACCATTGTCGGATTGGTGGCTTGTGTTTTTTCTATAACGGCGGTGAGCGCCGCCGAGCCGGCGGAATGTCGGCGGGTAAATTTCGCCGACGTCGACTGGACCGATATCCAGGCGACGACCGCGCTAACGTCGGTCGTGCTCGAAGGCCTGGGCTACAAGCCGAAACGGGTTACCGTCGCCGTGCCGAAGGTATTCGACGGCATCAAGCGTAAAACGATTAACGTCTTTCTCGGCTACTGGAATCCGAGCATGACGCCGATCGCCGAACCGTATTTGAAGGATGGCTCGGTGATGATGGTGCCAAAGCCGAATCTCACCGGGGCTAAATACACGCTGGCAGTACCTACTTATGTTGCTGACGCCGGCTTACACAGCTTTGCCGACATCAACAAGTTTCGAACGCAGCTCGCCGCCGAAATCTACGGCCTCGAGCCGGGCAATGACGGCAATCTTCTGATCAAGAAAATGATCGACGGCGACAGTTTTAACTTGAAGGGTTTCAAGTTGGTCGAGTCGAGCGAAGAATTCATGCTGACTTACGTCGAGCGCGCGGTTAAACAGAAGAAGCCGGTCGTCTTCCTCGGTTGGGCGCCACATCCGATGAACGAACGGTTTCAGATGACATACTTGTCCGGCGGTGACGATGTCTTCGGGCCGAACTTCGGCGGCGCTGAAGTGTTTACCGTGGTCGCACCGGACTATATAGAAAAGTGCCCGAATGTCGGCACCTTCATCAAGAACTTGCAGTTCACGTTGTCGATGGAAAGCCAGGTCATGGGGCCCATTCTTGAAAAGCGCGATCCGGCGGAGGCCGCCACAGAATGGTTAAAGAAGCACCCAAGCACTCTTCTCGGTTGGTTAAAGGGTGTGAAAACTTTCGACGGTAGGGACGGTCTGACCGCCGTGCGCAGTCATCTCGGTTTGTAA
- a CDS encoding DeoR/GlpR transcriptional regulator produces the protein MWQEQRYRCIRSLLATYQQVSTDQIVTELGVSRETVRRDLLELEALGELKRVHGGAIKVEDEPPIEERVHTRVKFKRAIARLTASMVSSGQTLFIDAGSTTVILAEELAKLSGLTIITNSFDVAISMRNGREQRDKANELIVLGGVLDDRAPATVGSLTVAEIYRYRADIALLSPVGVDLEHGATNFDHQEADVARAMVAGAERVFILADYSKIGLASRVAYCPVKRIDLLITNSKAAEEGGFADLQSALSRVALA, from the coding sequence ATGTGGCAAGAACAGCGTTACCGCTGCATTCGCAGCCTATTGGCAACCTACCAGCAAGTCTCGACCGATCAGATCGTCACCGAGCTTGGCGTATCGCGCGAAACAGTGCGCCGAGACTTGTTGGAGCTAGAGGCGTTGGGCGAGCTGAAGCGTGTACATGGCGGCGCTATCAAGGTCGAAGACGAGCCACCGATCGAGGAGCGCGTTCACACCCGCGTCAAATTCAAGCGCGCGATTGCCCGGCTCACGGCGAGCATGGTTTCCAGCGGTCAAACGCTGTTTATCGATGCCGGTAGTACCACTGTCATTCTGGCGGAAGAGCTCGCCAAACTTAGCGGCCTTACGATCATTACTAATTCCTTCGACGTTGCGATAAGTATGCGCAACGGGAGGGAACAGCGGGATAAAGCCAATGAACTCATTGTCCTCGGTGGGGTACTGGATGACCGTGCCCCAGCGACGGTCGGTAGTCTGACGGTGGCCGAAATTTATCGCTACCGGGCAGATATCGCATTGTTGTCGCCGGTGGGTGTCGATCTTGAGCACGGCGCTACCAATTTCGACCATCAAGAAGCCGATGTCGCTCGCGCCATGGTTGCCGGGGCCGAACGCGTCTTTATTTTGGCGGATTACAGCAAGATCGGTTTAGCGAGCCGGGTGGCATATTGCCCGGTCAAGCGTATCGATTTGCTTATCACCAACAGCAAGGCGGCCGAGGAGGGTGGGTTTGCCGATCTACAATCGGCACTATCGCGGGTCGCATTGGCTTAA
- a CDS encoding GlxA family transcriptional regulator, producing the protein MDARAAPRKIGLLLLPQFFCSELGLITEPLVFANWLVQRTLFEWTTLSLDGHPVAASNGIQVAVDGAIANDQEFFAVFVLAGFESKTYANDKRAKDWLRRQSLFGAALAGVQMGSEILAAAGLLSGCRAAVHWDNLEGFRELYPKVDAKAELFAIEPRRLTCAGVTSVTDMMLHWLNELVGTDLVREVSQHMLVTKTRPATESQLSVALESGDSASPQVLEAITIMQRTLEDPICCDEIARMVGLSRRQLERHFKQYTTMAPQKYYIHLRLSKAHRLLQQTNLSVAQVSACTGFDSLEHFSRVYRQKFGRPPSTDRLQSTAAPVMRQIKTFVRK; encoded by the coding sequence ATGGATGCACGTGCGGCCCCCCGCAAAATTGGCCTTTTGTTGCTCCCACAGTTTTTTTGTTCCGAGCTGGGCCTGATCACCGAGCCATTGGTGTTCGCCAATTGGCTGGTGCAACGAACATTGTTCGAGTGGACCACGCTTTCGTTGGACGGCCATCCGGTCGCTGCCAGCAACGGGATTCAGGTGGCGGTCGACGGTGCCATTGCCAACGATCAAGAATTTTTTGCTGTCTTTGTTCTCGCCGGCTTCGAATCGAAGACTTATGCCAACGACAAACGCGCCAAAGATTGGCTGCGTCGCCAATCGCTATTCGGCGCGGCGCTCGCCGGTGTGCAAATGGGTAGCGAAATTCTTGCCGCTGCTGGTTTGTTGAGCGGTTGTCGCGCGGCAGTTCACTGGGATAACCTGGAAGGATTCCGCGAACTCTATCCTAAGGTCGACGCCAAAGCGGAATTATTCGCGATCGAGCCGCGTCGTCTAACGTGCGCCGGTGTTACCAGTGTGACCGACATGATGTTGCATTGGCTCAACGAGTTGGTCGGTACCGATCTGGTTCGCGAAGTTTCCCAGCACATGCTCGTCACCAAGACACGCCCGGCGACCGAGAGTCAGCTCAGTGTCGCCCTCGAGAGCGGCGATAGCGCCAGCCCACAAGTTTTGGAAGCGATCACGATTATGCAGCGCACGTTGGAAGATCCGATATGTTGCGATGAGATCGCGCGCATGGTCGGGCTTTCGCGTCGGCAATTGGAACGTCACTTCAAGCAATACACCACCATGGCGCCGCAGAAGTATTACATCCATCTGCGGCTATCCAAGGCCCATCGACTCCTACAACAAACCAACCTCAGCGTGGCGCAGGTTAGTGCTTGCACTGGCTTCGATTCGCTGGAACATTTTTCCCGCGTTTATCGTCAGAAGTTCGGTCGTCCTCCTAGCACGGATCGGCTGCAGTCCACGGCTGCTCCGGTAATGCGACAGATAAAAACGTTTGTCCGAAAATAG
- a CDS encoding choline ABC transporter substrate-binding protein: MKKVRLVSKANIVIAAAVLSAAIAGPVAATEPSACRTVRFADVGWTDITATTALASTVLKGLGYKPTSTVVSVPITFAGLKKKQIDVFLGYWNPSMTPIIQPFVKDKSVKVLDTPNLIGAKYTLAVPTYAAEAGIKSFADINKFRKELDGKIYGIEPGNDGNQLIQKMIDADAFGLKGFKMMESSEAGMLVEVQRAVKAKKPIVFLGWEPHPMNEKFKMSYLTGGDDYFGPNLGGAVVQTVVWPGYQEKCPNVGKLVNQLKFTLPMENQIMGPILDKKDPNATAKEWLKKNPAVLDPWLAGVAAIDGGDGLAAVKKYLGL, from the coding sequence TTGAAAAAAGTCAGACTCGTAAGTAAGGCAAACATCGTTATTGCGGCAGCAGTGTTATCCGCCGCTATCGCCGGACCGGTCGCCGCGACCGAGCCGAGCGCCTGTCGTACCGTCCGCTTTGCCGACGTTGGTTGGACCGACATCACTGCCACCACCGCCCTCGCCTCCACCGTACTCAAGGGGCTGGGTTACAAACCGACATCGACGGTGGTATCGGTACCGATCACCTTCGCCGGCCTCAAGAAAAAGCAAATCGATGTGTTCCTCGGCTATTGGAATCCGAGCATGACACCGATTATCCAGCCGTTCGTCAAAGATAAATCGGTGAAGGTACTCGACACGCCGAACTTGATCGGTGCCAAGTACACGCTGGCGGTACCGACGTATGCCGCGGAAGCCGGGATCAAGAGCTTTGCCGACATCAATAAGTTTCGTAAGGAGCTCGACGGCAAGATCTACGGCATTGAGCCGGGCAACGACGGCAATCAGCTAATTCAGAAAATGATCGACGCTGACGCCTTCGGCTTGAAGGGCTTCAAGATGATGGAGTCGTCTGAAGCCGGCATGCTAGTGGAAGTACAACGTGCCGTAAAAGCGAAGAAGCCGATCGTCTTCCTCGGTTGGGAACCGCATCCGATGAACGAAAAGTTCAAGATGAGCTACCTAACCGGCGGTGACGATTACTTCGGCCCGAACCTCGGCGGCGCCGTGGTCCAGACGGTAGTCTGGCCGGGTTACCAGGAGAAGTGCCCGAACGTCGGCAAGCTGGTGAACCAATTGAAGTTCACGTTGCCGATGGAAAATCAAATCATGGGCCCGATCTTGGATAAGAAAGATCCGAACGCAACGGCGAAAGAATGGCTCAAGAAAAACCCGGCCGTCCTCGATCCCTGGCTCGCCGGCGTTGCCGCCATTGATGGTGGCGACGGACTCGCGGCAGTAAAGAAATATCTCGGTCTGTAG
- a CDS encoding multidrug efflux SMR transporter yields the protein MNHWLWLSVAILFEVAGTSLMKLSNGLTRLWPTVAMFVCYGCAFACLSFALRTLPVGIAYAIWAGVGTALIAAIGVFAFEEPLSAIKVGGIVLIIAGVVALQLEGGH from the coding sequence ATGAATCATTGGCTGTGGCTAAGCGTCGCCATCCTGTTCGAAGTCGCCGGCACCTCGTTGATGAAGCTATCGAACGGTCTGACGCGGTTATGGCCAACCGTGGCGATGTTCGTCTGTTATGGATGCGCTTTCGCCTGCCTTAGCTTTGCGCTGCGAACCTTGCCAGTCGGCATTGCCTATGCCATTTGGGCCGGCGTCGGCACGGCACTGATTGCCGCCATCGGCGTATTTGCGTTCGAGGAACCGCTCAGCGCCATTAAGGTAGGCGGCATTGTGCTCATCATCGCCGGCGTGGTCGCGCTCCAGCTCGAAGGCGGGCACTAA
- a CDS encoding choline ABC transporter substrate-binding protein — translation MIATATLLSITVSGLTAAAEPASCRTVRFSDVGWTDITATTAVASTVLEGLNYKPQATIASVPITFTGVKKKQIDVFLGYWNPSMTPIIEPFVKQGSVKVLDTPNLTGAKYTLAVPSYLADAGLKDFADINKFRKELDGKIYGIEPGNDGNQLIQKMIDSDAFGLKGFKLVESSEAGMLVEVQRAVNQKKPIVFLGWEPHPMNEKFKMAYLTGGDEQFGPNLGGAEIFTVVWPGYQEKCPNVAKLVSQLKFTLPMENQLMGPILDKKDPNATAKQWLKQNPTVLSSWLAGVTTYDGTDGLTAVKKHLGL, via the coding sequence ATTATTGCTACTGCTACCCTGCTGTCGATTACTGTGTCTGGCCTAACCGCCGCCGCCGAACCGGCCTCCTGTCGCACTGTCCGCTTCTCCGACGTTGGCTGGACCGACATTACCGCGACGACGGCGGTCGCTTCGACCGTGCTCGAAGGGTTGAACTACAAACCGCAAGCAACCATCGCTTCCGTACCGATCACGTTTACCGGCGTCAAAAAGAAGCAAATCGACGTGTTCCTCGGTTACTGGAATCCGAGCATGACACCGATCATTGAGCCGTTCGTAAAACAAGGCTCGGTGAAAGTGCTCGACACGCCGAACCTGACCGGTGCCAAGTACACGCTGGCGGTACCGAGCTATTTGGCCGATGCAGGCCTTAAAGATTTTGCCGACATCAACAAGTTCCGCAAAGAGCTCGACGGTAAGATCTACGGTATCGAGCCGGGCAACGATGGCAATCAGCTGATCCAAAAGATGATCGATTCCGATGCCTTCGGCCTGAAGGGCTTCAAGCTGGTCGAATCGTCCGAAGCCGGCATGCTGGTGGAAGTGCAACGCGCCGTTAATCAGAAGAAGCCGATTGTCTTCCTCGGTTGGGAACCGCATCCGATGAACGAAAAGTTCAAGATGGCCTACCTGACCGGCGGCGATGAACAATTCGGCCCAAACCTCGGTGGCGCGGAAATTTTCACGGTGGTATGGCCCGGTTACCAAGAAAAATGCCCGAACGTGGCCAAGCTCGTCAGTCAGCTCAAATTCACCTTGCCGATGGAGAATCAGCTGATGGGACCGATCCTCGACAAGAAGGATCCGAACGCGACCGCCAAGCAGTGGCTCAAGCAGAATCCGACCGTACTCAGCAGCTGGCTCGCCGGTGTGACGACGTATGACGGAACCGACGGTCTGACGGCGGTGAAGAAACACTTAGGTTTGTAA